One genomic region from Leptolyngbya sp. FACHB-261 encodes:
- a CDS encoding pyridoxamine 5'-phosphate oxidase family protein encodes MPRKFSQIAFTPAVKAAQTRHGSRQIYARFEESGPANDKVTAEISQFIAERDSFYLGTVSANGWPYIQFRGGLPGFLKVIDENTLGFADYKGNAQYITVGNLAENNKAFIFLMDYRNRRRLKLWGRATVVEDDTGLIQDLCDSNYPVEIEQAILFQVEAWNWNCPQHIPIHYSENEVTEIVNKLQDRIVELEGLLTQK; translated from the coding sequence CACCTGCGGTTAAAGCAGCCCAAACTCGTCACGGTTCGCGTCAAATATATGCACGCTTCGAGGAAAGTGGTCCAGCCAATGACAAGGTCACAGCCGAAATAAGCCAGTTCATCGCTGAGCGTGACAGCTTTTATCTGGGAACAGTCAGTGCCAATGGTTGGCCCTACATTCAGTTCCGAGGTGGGCTCCCCGGTTTTTTGAAGGTAATTGATGAGAATACGCTGGGCTTTGCAGATTACAAAGGTAATGCACAGTACATCACGGTTGGCAATCTGGCTGAGAACAACAAGGCATTTATCTTCTTGATGGATTATCGCAATCGCAGGCGTCTAAAGCTATGGGGCCGTGCCACAGTCGTTGAAGATGACACCGGCTTGATTCAGGATCTATGTGATTCTAATTATCCGGTTGAGATTGAGCAGGCAATTCTCTTTCAGGTCGAAGCTTGGAATTGGAATTGTCCACAACATATTCCCATTCACTACTCAGAAAATGAGGTTACTGAAATAGTCAACAAGCTTCAAGATCGAATTGTGGAATTAGAGGGTCTGCTAACTCAGAAATGA
- a CDS encoding sugar phosphate nucleotidyltransferase yields MKATRALIPLAGLASRLHPATRVIPKALLPIPGPDGSLRPAVDWIVREAVASGIDEVVLIISPRDGDLIRHYFEEPPSVAPEGTSSRRILAAWEAVAELARQLIYVEQPTPGGFGDAVLQAQAVVGSEPFVLLLGDHLYRSHTAVSCVRQVLNLAEHTGQGVLAVSRCGEAELSQRGVIGVQPLPGPTDQFKLTEMHEKPTPQAVANLRISGTNPPQYFCLFGIYLLPARFMADLAAASQQQQGELDLSGALQRWISRDGGLAYEVAGESFDIGMPDQYRRTVIRFSEPL; encoded by the coding sequence GTGAAAGCGACCCGTGCGCTCATTCCGTTAGCTGGGCTTGCCTCGCGTCTGCATCCCGCAACCCGAGTCATTCCTAAGGCACTACTGCCTATACCCGGACCCGATGGTTCTCTGCGGCCAGCAGTGGACTGGATCGTGCGCGAGGCAGTTGCCAGCGGCATTGATGAGGTCGTGCTAATCATCTCGCCCCGTGATGGAGACTTGATTCGTCACTACTTCGAGGAGCCACCCTCAGTTGCACCAGAGGGGACTAGCAGCCGCCGTATCTTAGCTGCCTGGGAAGCAGTGGCAGAGTTGGCTAGGCAACTCATCTATGTTGAGCAGCCGACCCCAGGCGGCTTCGGCGATGCAGTTCTGCAAGCGCAGGCAGTCGTTGGCAGCGAGCCCTTCGTCTTGCTACTAGGCGACCATCTCTATCGGTCTCACACGGCAGTTTCCTGCGTGCGCCAAGTTCTCAACCTAGCCGAACATACTGGGCAAGGGGTTTTGGCTGTGAGCCGGTGCGGAGAAGCAGAACTGAGCCAGCGTGGTGTTATTGGCGTTCAGCCCCTGCCCGGACCCACAGACCAGTTTAAGCTCACTGAAATGCATGAGAAGCCTACGCCCCAAGCAGTGGCAAACCTACGCATCTCCGGCACTAATCCACCGCAGTACTTTTGCCTATTTGGCATCTACCTATTGCCCGCCCGGTTCATGGCCGATTTAGCGGCTGCGAGTCAGCAACAGCAGGGTGAACTAGATTTGTCAGGCGCTTTGCAACGTTGGATTTCCCGCGATGGCGGCCTAGCTTATGAAGTAGCAGGGGAATCCTTTGACATCGGCATGCCTGACCAATATCGCAGAACAGTCATCCGTTTCTCGGAACCACTGTAG
- a CDS encoding phage holin family protein, with amino-acid sequence MVGILLSWLVTSVSLFILSKLPLGIEIDSFGKAVVSAAVFGILNALLWPLSALVSLPLIKILTLGILALIVNTIIFGLAALLVSGFRLRWGIWSALLGAIALSIVNSVLYSLLNRVL; translated from the coding sequence ATGGTCGGGATTCTTTTAAGCTGGTTGGTAACTAGTGTCAGCTTGTTTATTCTCTCTAAGTTGCCTTTAGGCATTGAGATTGATAGCTTTGGCAAGGCTGTGGTGTCAGCGGCGGTTTTCGGTATCTTGAATGCTCTACTCTGGCCGCTTTCAGCTTTGGTGAGCCTACCCCTGATCAAGATTTTGACGCTGGGCATTTTGGCGTTGATTGTGAACACGATTATCTTCGGTTTAGCCGCTCTGCTGGTAAGCGGATTCCGCTTACGTTGGGGGATTTGGAGTGCTCTGTTGGGTGCAATCGCTTTGAGTATTGTTAACTCTGTACTTTATAGTTTGCTGAACAGAGTTTTGTAG
- a CDS encoding TIGR00297 family protein: MSSAELMPWLIGVALNSVLVLVAWVAPKKLLTPAGLLHAWALGVLVWGTLGWQGYVVVMFYFLVGSGVTRVGMARKQAEGIAEKRDGARGPENVWGSALAGALCALAAALSPSPVQELLWLGYVASFATKLSDTTASEVGKAYGKHTFLITTLAPVPRGTEGAVSAEGTLAGVMGSLALALVGLAVGLVNWLGVLLSVIAALVATTIESVIGATLQSRLPWLTNEVVNAVNTLIGASVAILLAWGLGGLA, from the coding sequence ATGAGTAGTGCAGAATTGATGCCTTGGTTGATCGGGGTTGCCCTCAACAGTGTCCTAGTGCTGGTTGCCTGGGTTGCACCGAAGAAATTACTCACCCCCGCTGGGTTGCTACATGCCTGGGCCTTGGGTGTCCTAGTTTGGGGGACCCTGGGCTGGCAGGGGTACGTCGTTGTGATGTTCTACTTTCTGGTGGGGTCTGGGGTGACCCGGGTCGGCATGGCTCGTAAGCAGGCTGAGGGCATTGCTGAGAAGCGAGACGGTGCGCGGGGACCTGAAAATGTATGGGGTTCTGCTCTGGCAGGGGCGCTCTGTGCTTTAGCCGCGGCGCTGTCACCTTCGCCAGTCCAAGAGTTGTTATGGCTCGGCTATGTTGCCAGTTTTGCGACCAAGCTTTCGGATACGACAGCGAGTGAGGTAGGCAAAGCCTACGGTAAACACACCTTTCTAATTACGACACTGGCACCTGTGCCCCGGGGTACAGAGGGAGCGGTGAGTGCGGAGGGGACTCTGGCTGGTGTTATGGGTTCCCTGGCCCTCGCATTAGTAGGGCTGGCTGTGGGACTGGTGAACTGGCTGGGCGTGCTGCTAAGCGTCATAGCAGCATTGGTTGCCACAACTATAGAAAGTGTGATTGGAGCAACTTTGCAATCGCGCCTGCCCTGGTTAACCAATGAGGTTGTTAATGCTGTGAATACTCTGATTGGAGCCAGTGTTGCGATCTTGCTAGCTTGGGGACTGGGAGGGTTAGCTTAG
- a CDS encoding VOC family protein yields the protein MSFTGTVRFHLAFPVNDLVKTRAFYVEGLGCELGRESAYSLILGLGEHQLVAHLTAEPLEPQNGIYPRHFGLVFELESDWEALLERAQRHQLTFYQQPKHRFPGSPLEHRTFFLADPFHNLLEFKFYRHSSAILGQRELTQVGDRG from the coding sequence ATGAGTTTCACTGGAACGGTTCGCTTCCATTTGGCCTTTCCGGTCAATGACCTGGTTAAAACGCGAGCATTTTACGTAGAAGGTTTGGGTTGTGAGCTGGGGCGTGAATCCGCTTACTCCTTGATTCTGGGCCTAGGGGAGCATCAACTCGTTGCCCACCTCACGGCAGAACCCCTAGAACCCCAAAACGGGATTTATCCCCGTCATTTTGGTTTGGTTTTCGAGCTAGAGTCTGACTGGGAAGCACTTCTGGAAAGGGCACAGCGCCACCAATTAACCTTCTACCAGCAACCCAAGCACCGCTTCCCCGGCAGCCCTCTAGAACATCGGACCTTCTTCCTGGCCGATCCTTTTCACAACTTGCTGGAATTCAAGTTCTACCGCCATAGCAGCGCAATCTTGGGCCAGCGGGAGCTAACTCAGGTGGGTGACAGAGGCTAA
- a CDS encoding MSMEG_0567/Sll0786 family nitrogen starvation N-acetyltransferase: protein METQINQRYSFKLALSSSEVANYFKLRQTIFCGEQALFADSDEDEIDAIAYPIVAIDHEAVACNPVVGVVRIYEPQPGLWYGGRLGVHQDYRRAGQIGKGLIYKAVTTANTWGCTRFLATVQLQNVRFFRRLHWQSLEEITICDLPHHLMEADLNYYPPSTEVRPVLQLNLQLKAREAS from the coding sequence ATGGAGACTCAGATTAACCAACGCTATAGCTTTAAGCTGGCGCTATCTTCTAGTGAGGTAGCAAACTACTTTAAGTTGCGGCAGACTATCTTCTGCGGCGAACAAGCTCTATTCGCAGACAGTGATGAAGATGAGATCGATGCAATCGCCTATCCGATTGTGGCTATCGATCACGAAGCAGTTGCCTGTAACCCAGTAGTAGGGGTCGTCCGCATCTATGAGCCACAGCCTGGACTTTGGTACGGCGGCAGGCTGGGGGTCCATCAGGATTATCGTCGTGCGGGTCAGATTGGTAAGGGCCTAATCTATAAGGCCGTTACAACGGCTAATACTTGGGGCTGCACCCGTTTCTTAGCAACGGTGCAATTACAAAATGTGCGCTTCTTTCGAAGACTGCATTGGCAATCTCTGGAGGAGATAACCATTTGCGATTTGCCTCATCACCTGATGGAAGCAGATCTCAATTACTATCCGCCGAGCACCGAAGTTCGCCCTGTCTTACAGCTGAATTTGCAATTAAAAGCGAGAGAGGCATCCTAA
- a CDS encoding MSMEG_0568 family radical SAM protein — MPVNKQQLITQLQSHGLKLIKPGIGADGRKGGAGPSDHKAVTVDGTTVMVPIFNSTAAQSPYTVKLEQAADQAVSEAVLELDGAAVTAIEFPKQPKFYNLTTAEEIPYWKIALLHSHDVLATTVLQTCMRYNDTATSCQFCAIGQSLNAGRTIARKTPNQLAEVAEAAVRLDGVKHLVMTTGTPNTTDRGAAYLTECARAVKARVNLPIQAQCEPPDDFIWLERMRAAGIDSLGMHLEAADPQVRAKIMPGKATVPLEYYFEAFAAAVDVFGWGQVSTYLLAGLGDSLETLLKTSERLIQLGVYPFVVPFVPITGTPLANHPAPKSEFMFALYAQVGKMLRQAGMSSAEIKAGCAKCGACSALSTFEK, encoded by the coding sequence ACAACAGTTGATTACACAATTACAGTCCCACGGGCTGAAGCTGATTAAACCTGGGATTGGCGCTGACGGACGCAAAGGTGGAGCAGGTCCCTCCGACCACAAAGCCGTGACTGTAGATGGCACAACAGTGATGGTGCCAATTTTTAACAGTACGGCAGCGCAATCACCCTACACGGTCAAGCTTGAGCAGGCAGCAGATCAGGCAGTTTCAGAAGCAGTTTTAGAGCTAGATGGAGCTGCAGTAACAGCGATCGAGTTTCCCAAGCAACCCAAGTTCTACAATCTCACAACTGCTGAGGAGATTCCTTATTGGAAAATTGCCCTGCTGCACAGTCATGACGTTTTAGCGACGACGGTTCTGCAAACCTGCATGCGCTACAACGACACAGCAACTTCCTGCCAATTTTGTGCGATTGGGCAATCATTGAACGCTGGGCGCACCATTGCTCGTAAAACCCCTAACCAATTGGCAGAGGTGGCAGAGGCTGCGGTACGGCTAGATGGCGTAAAACATCTAGTAATGACCACTGGAACCCCCAACACCACTGATCGCGGCGCAGCTTACCTGACTGAATGCGCTAGAGCAGTGAAAGCCAGAGTCAATCTTCCGATTCAAGCTCAGTGTGAACCGCCCGATGATTTCATTTGGTTGGAGCGCATGCGAGCCGCGGGTATTGATAGTTTAGGCATGCATTTAGAGGCCGCTGACCCACAGGTGCGGGCCAAAATCATGCCCGGCAAAGCAACTGTACCTCTGGAGTATTACTTCGAGGCTTTTGCGGCAGCGGTTGATGTTTTTGGTTGGGGACAGGTCAGCACTTATCTGCTAGCGGGTCTAGGCGATAGCTTGGAAACACTCCTCAAAACCAGTGAGCGTCTTATTCAGCTTGGGGTTTATCCCTTTGTCGTACCCTTTGTCCCAATTACCGGAACGCCGCTCGCTAATCATCCTGCACCCAAGAGCGAGTTTATGTTCGCTCTGTATGCACAAGTTGGCAAGATGCTGAGACAAGCCGGAATGTCTTCCGCAGAAATTAAGGCAGGCTGTGCCAAGTGTGGCGCTTGTTCTGCTCTTTCTACCTTCGAAAAATAG